Part of the Paenibacillus sp. JNUCC32 genome is shown below.
TTTCTCATGGAGATATCTCTATATGCAAGCAACCGACTCAAGCAAAGCCATGCTCGGCGAGGTAATCCCTGCTGATCCCCGATTTCGTGCCGCTTCTGCTTCCTGCGCCTTCCGAACCGTAATGCAGCAGGTGATCTACATATTTCCCTAAAATGTCGCATTCGATATTAATCGTGTCGCCCGCTTTTTTATAAGCGAGCACCGTCTCCGCCAGCGTATGGGGAATGATGGACACCGTAAAGGAGGAATCCGTCGTTTTGACAACGGTCAAGCTGATTCCATCCAGCGTGACCGAGCCTTTCGGAATGATATATTTGAATACGTCCCCATTCGCGGGCGAAATCTCGTATACCACTGCATTCTGATCGGACTTTACGCTCCGAATGACGCCGATGCCATCCACGTGTCCCTGAACGATATGGCCTCCGAATCTCCCTCCGGCTGCCATCGCCCGTTCCAAATTAACCTTCCCGCCCGGCTGCAGCTCCTTGAGATTCGTGTTTCTATAGGTTTCCGGCATAACGTCAACCGTAAATACGCCCTTGTCGATCGCTGTAGCCGTCAAGCAGACGCCATTTACGGATACGCTGTCGCCCAGCTTCAGATCGTCCATAATCCGGTTAGCGGAAATGCTCAGCAGCATGGCCTCCCCTTGGCGCCCGATACGCCGCATCTCGCCGATCTCCTCGACCAATCCAGTAAACACAGGCTTCCCTCCTTTCTCGCTTATTTCCAGACCGGAATGCCGGTGACGTAGATATTGTCGCCCAGTCTTTCGGTCTCAAGTCCTGTCAGCGAAATCGCTTGGT
Proteins encoded:
- the ribE gene encoding riboflavin synthase, coding for MFTGLVEEIGEMRRIGRQGEAMLLSISANRIMDDLKLGDSVSVNGVCLTATAIDKGVFTVDVMPETYRNTNLKELQPGGKVNLERAMAAGGRFGGHIVQGHVDGIGVIRSVKSDQNAVVYEISPANGDVFKYIIPKGSVTLDGISLTVVKTTDSSFTVSIIPHTLAETVLAYKKAGDTINIECDILGKYVDHLLHYGSEGAGSRSGTKSGISRDYLAEHGFA